tatatcaatttgattaaaaaattCATCATTTAATGGGACAGGATGGATCAATTCGTcatctgataagttgagaaatttcTAACGGATCAAGTCATAATTCTGAtcatttcataaataaattttaattaaaaaacttattttaatttaattttttatatatttttctcacTTATCCAAGATCAATCGAAGTCTTGATAATAAATCAGATCCGATTTCATATGCTTCATTTTAAATTCATCTGTGATTGAATATCTATTaaagaattaaatatttttttatactaataattttttcttttttaatttaactatCGAGAAACAAatctttgcatgcagtccctatccataaaaataatgataattttaaatataaaaagtccaaaaattaatataattcttcttaaattcagtacattaaattagaatctagttaGGGATataaacgagccgaaccgagccaaACAGTATtaggttcgagctcggctcgtttaagttatattcgggctaaAGCTCGAattgagcttttatcacaaggctcgagctcggctcattttagaattatcaagctcgcaaacagttcgagctcggctcgttattagctcgattatcaaagttaacgagcctaactcgttaagcgaacTCGGGCTCGTTTTCGGACTCATTTAGAGATCGTTTTTGACtcgttttaaagctcatttttttttggctattttaaagctcattttagagctcgttttttttgctccttttagagctcgttttttttgctcgatttaaggctcgttttaagacTCGTTTTTTTTTTGGCTCCCGAGCCTATAAACAAACaagttcgcgagctcacgagtcgAATATCCTTatgctcgagctcggctcgataaaactgtcgagttcGAAATCGAGCTTGAGCtcagctcgataagataaacgaacgaactcgaacgagctttttatcaAATCGAACTCCGAATAgttcgcgaaccgtttggttcatttacacccctaaatctagtatattttttttatcaaattgagtatgattttttttccatctcaattggatggaaaatatagtaaatttttttaaatggtactcaattggatgaaaaatatactaattttttttaaaatagtaaatgatgctaaatttataaggaattatattaagaaaaaaatactcaatttaatagaaaatatactaaattctaatttaatgtgctgaatttaatagaaattatactaatttttagactatttgtatcggaaaaatatgagggttaattttgatagaaaatataatcGATTCTAACATAAAGTATTGGATTCTAATGTAAAGTGCTAAATTTAACTGGAAATATAttcgttttaaaattttttatggaCAATTTAAGTAACAATATTTACATGAAAAAATTAGAAACAAATAATACTTTACATCCAaagagtggaaacaaagttttttgggATTATGGACTGCATACAAAGTTATGATTATGATTAAACATTTTTCTTTACTTTGTCGTTTTAACTATCTAcctttaataaaaatatattaaaattaatatcttattaaaatatataaataatttaaaattttaattaaatatttatttaatttaatacgtTTAAATTGTTTGATAGATAGACGGCCAACCCGACGGATGAACCCGCTGAATACCAGGATTCAGCTGACTGAGATCGAGGAGCTGAAGCAAAAAATCAAGAAAACGGACAACTCCCAGTGCCTGAAAAACTCCGTCAGGGTCGTCGCCACCGTCTAAGGGTCGGTCTAATTGAGCTCAAGAGTGTCCATCTGCGATCTGTCCGTTGGCAAAAAAGGCGAGGGCTGAGGAGTCTATTTATTTATCTTGCTCAAGCTTCTTTCTCCGCCTCTCAAAGGTGTCTAGGCCTCGCTGCTTCCGGCGTATCTGAAAACGTGCTTTTTCCTTGCGACGCGTCATGTCTGTtaacctctcctctcctcttctccaaGCCGGCCATGTCTCATCCCAACGATGCTCATTAACTTCCGCTTCTCCTCAAAAACTTCATCGCTCGTTCGTCAAGCACCAGCCCTGGCGGCCCTTTGCGCCGTCCGTCCGCTGCTCAGCTTCGAGATCCGGAGGCGGAGACGAGGACCAGGCTGTGAAGGAAGAAGTAGAGCGTCTGTTGGAGGAGAAGCAGAGGCCGGAGGTCGCCGCTTGCGTCGACTTCGGCGAATACACCGTCCCACAACCCGGGTACTTCTCCTTCTCCGCTTCCCCTTTGCCCAAGTTATTTCTTTTCCTCATTGGTATTGAATTTGGGCTCCTTTTTTCAAGCAAAGTTGGGTGCTTGCGTTGAGAAATGGGCTTTCTAAGCTGGGGCCGCCGGGGGAGTTCCTTGAAGGCTTGTTGTCAAGATGGGCCACCGGAGGCGGTGAAACACGACGCCTTGAGATCCCTCAAGTGAAACAGTCAATCAATGCCATCACCAGTCAGTCTTTCTTCATCCCTCTCTACCATCTCTTCCTCACGTATGGAGGCATATACCGCCTCACCTTTGGTCCCAAGGTAACAGCTTATATATCAATGCCGATTTGTATGTTCAATATAGATAGCAATTTTGCATACTTAGCACTGAAGTTTCATTCGCCACCAGTCCTTTCTGATTGTTTCCGATCCACAAATCGCCAAACATATATTAAAGGACAATGCTAAGGCTTATTCCAAGGTACCTTCATGCTTCAATCGTTTTACCTGTTCATTTTGTTTAGAATATCTGTCAAGTATCAGAGTTGCGGTGTGTGCAGGGTATACTGGCTGAAATTTTGGAGTTTGTGATGGGAACGGGTTTGATCCCAGCTGACGGTGAGATTTGGCGTGTCAGGAGACGTGCAATTGTGCCAGCTTTGCATCAGAAGGTGATACATCATAGTTATATTTCCATATggttgtgtttggaattcattaaGATCTTTGTAATTTACAGTATGTTGTTGCCATGATCAAACTGTTCGGAGAAGCTTCATATAAGCTATGCAAGAAGTTGGATGTTGCAGCCTCAGATGGGGAGGATGTGGAAATGGAATCACTCTTTTCGCGGTTGACACTTGATGTAATTGGAAAGGCAATTTTCAATTATGAGTTTGATTCCTTAACACATGATAATGGGATTGTTGAGGTGATTACTTATTTGCACAATGTACCATTTAAgtatttcaattttatttttcttcatgtGGTTATGGATTGTATGGATCGCATCACATGCTTCTTTATGGATTGTCAGGCAGTTTATATTGTTCTTCGGGAAGCAGAGATGCGAAGTACTGCTCCGATTCCTACTTGGGAGATTCCAATTTGGAAAGACATCTCTCCAAGGCAGAAGAAGGTCTCACAGGCCCTCAAGTTGATAAATAGCACACTTGATGATCTCATTGCTATCTGCAAGGTAAGTAGCTAAAACTTAAATTATCATTTGCAtttgtatttcttttcttttattcgaAAAAAATATCTCTATATACTGAAAGATCAACAGTTTTCTATCCAATATCAgaaattctttttccttgttaTCATAATCACTGTGATTCTTACCTTATGGGTCTTGGCATCATCTTGCATTATCTACTGATAAAGTCGCTAGTATATGACGTTTTATACCTTTTCATATTTTCAGAAAATGGTAGAGCAAGAGGAATTGCAATTCCATGAAGAATACATGAATGAACAAGATCCTAGCATTCTACACTTCCTACTTGCTTCTGGCGATGATGTATGCTCGCAATAATCCGGTCTTGTAATTACACTTGCCTCATGAAAACTTTCATTCATCTAATATTGTTTACCGTCATTTAGGTATCTAGCAAGCAGCTAAGGGATGATCTCATGACATTGCTTATAGCTGGCCATGAGACATCTGCTGCAGTACTAACATGGACATTTTATCTTCTTTCTAAGGTATATATCGACATTCCATAAGACCTGTGTTTATCTCTATTTTACATCCATCGACACACACTATTTAAGACATTTTTACTCCTTATTCAAGTTATCAAATGATCAACCCATTTTTCATATCCATCAAATTCACCATAAATTCATACTTACagtttttttgataaataattttatgGTCTACCCATTCTTGGGTACATCTGAATATGCTTTGCACATTATATAGCATAATCGCTCTGTTCTAAATTGGTTAAGCTAATGAATTAGTGATTTTGGAGAAAATTTGACCCTGATATTTTGGTTTTCCGAACTCTACAATTTTTTAGCCTAGTTAGTTTGGCTGTTGTCGGTGTACTTTCTTCCTTGTCCTAAGGGTCAAGAATTCTTGATGCATTCTTTTTGTTTATGTTTCATTTTCTAAAGTCATCGGTTCGTTATAAAGGTGCCTCAAAATGAATATGTATTGTAAATTGAGGTTGTAGCAACTTCAAAGTGTATATATTGGCTTCTTTCAGATAGTATTGATAATCGAGTGTACAAAAACTTGAGTGAGACTTAAATTGTCTTCATTATAACAATCCCCTTCACATAATTATTAGTACATGTGTTTACTGACAGGAAACAGGGTTTTACTTAATTCTTGGTAGGGGGCACTGTGTTCATGTAGAACTTTTGCAATTGATAATCTACTCTTGTGATTTGATTTCGATATAGCTTATAAAAAACAGTTCGTACAACTGAGATGTTCATATTTGTCCACAGTCACCAGAGGTAGTGGCCAAGCTCCAAGATGAGGTAAAGTAATAAAGGTTGGAAGAAAATGTTTTTGTTTATTTGATGAAAAACATAtgattctctctttttttttgtcATTAGGCTGATTCTGTTTTAGGGGATCGATTTCCAACAAATGAGGATTTGAAGAAGCTGAAGTATACTACTCGAGTGATTAATGAAGTAAGATCTTGTCATTCACTATGATGACTAGAAGTGAGATTTGCATTTTAGTTGTTTGAAGTATGAAATGCTATAAAACATAGCCTCCAACATTTGTTGCAGTCATTGCGACTTTATCCACAACCCCCTGTCTTAATTCGTCGTTCTCTTGAAGATGATATGCTCGGCGAGTACCCCATAAAAAGGTAAGGGTATGAAATTGAATTAGATGTGGACTTGTATCTTCCCCCAAAAATGGAATTATAATACAATGTCGATGATTTTTCTTGATAAAACAATAGGGGTGAAGATATTTTTATCTCTGTGTGGAATCTCCATCGAAgtcctaagcattgggtcgatgCTGAGAAATTCAATCCAGAGAGATGGTTGTTGGACGGGCCAAACCCAAACGAGAGCAATCAAAACTTCAGGTTCTCAACTGCAGTTACATATGCTTCTCATCTGTCTCTAAACTGTACTGCAGTGTTCATTCGTTTTAATTTctgaataaataaatcaaaatctgtTCTTTTGTGCTGAGTCAAGTGCATACTTCCCCTAGTGAGCTTTATGACTTTTTTTTACTAGTCATATTCTTAGAATAAAAAAGAATATGCCGAGTCGAGTGCATACTACACCTAGTGTGCTGAGTCGAGTACTTATGACTTCTTaggccgaccccacctagtgggataagatttGATTTTGTTATACTATTCATATTCTTAGATCTAGGACAATAACCATGATGTTCGTAGACCTTTCTAGTTGGTGTGGAAAAACTAGGGCAACCGAATTAGCAATCTTTGTTTAGCAAACTTCAATATGAGATAGAACTATTATACAACTTTACGCATTGTTCAACCAGCATGGAATAGCTACTCCTGATTCATGATCATCTTATTACTGACCTTCATTATAGCTCAAAATTGAGTTTTGGACAGACTAAGCAAATAACAACTCATTAGTTTCTCACTTTCAGCATGTGTATGtcagcaatcaaaacaacaatctcGATAAACAGCTTAGCAACTCTGTAATCCCAATGCTCTGTCTATCCACTGATGAGGATATCTATTCATTACATCATTTACATATATAAGGGAGCCAATGGTTGTTAGTCATAATAGATAATGAAGGTTTCAATATTTTGTTTCTATCTGCTTTGTTACCGATATCGATATACGTTTTTCAGTTACTTGCCATTTGGTGGTGGACCGAGGAAATGTGTTGGAGACATGTTTGCTACATTTGAGGTAATGTCTTCCTGGTATCACATTTTCAGTACAGGTTTGTAAGAAAATTATATTCTCTATTTTATTTATCCCGCCGATCAatcttgtgaaaaaaaaaatagaaaaaatattatcGCTAGTTCATGCTAAATTTCTAAATATTCTTTTCTCGCATGTCGCTCCTCTCAGGGAGTTCACTTGTGGAGTTCACAGCATCTCTGAGATATGTCTGTGATAGTGAAAACCACAGCTCAATCAACACATGAGCGCCTCTATTTGTTACTATGCTCatttgccatatcttctaccttCGACCATTAAACACTCTACGTTGCTCGTTGACACGAGTGCTCCACTGCATTGCCCTAGTGTGTGATCTTCTCATGCAAGCGGTCTTCTAGTAGACTTTCCAAGCTTCAATCATTGGTTATCTCGCGACATGGGAGTGCACGTGCGGGACATTCTAATGAATCCTTTGGCCTTTTCCCCTCTAAAGCGAGAAGCTCTTGCTACACTAGCTCTACCTTGGCCTTTGATGACGACTGTGACATGCTTAATTCTCCCACCTTCTTGGGTTGTAGAGTAGAGGTTctctattgaaaaaaaaatttaagtgacaTATTGATCTCCTTATGTTGCCTATTTTGTTGGACTACATCTTTGTTTTACTTGGTAAATCTTCCAAAGGTCACTTAAAAAGGTAGTTCGATGCACGAAGCTTCTGCTAATGTGGTGACCTATTTAGGTCACATAAcaacaattttaccgttgcgccTAAGCTCGCTTAAGTTCAAAAAATATTGGATTCCTCAATTTACTCATCGATGGCTCTATGCTAAATATCATTGATAAGTTGATCATGAAGAACTGTACATAATGAGCTACAGTAATTAGAGTCTAGTTTTATAGGTCAAGATTATCTACAATACCTTACCACCTACCTACTGAGATTCTGAGTCCACTAGAGCTTCGCATGAGAGATATGATACTCGACTGCTTATCTTCCTATGGCAGTTCATCAATCCTAGACTCGTGATCATATTTTGTTGCTTCTCTTGCTATGAGACTTGGGCATAACTTGGAATTTGCATACATCATCTCTCTAGTTTACGATATGATTGACACTCTTCTTTAGTTTCAATATTTTGGCATCGAGATCACTACCCATATTGTCCAATGTCAAACCATTTATGATATCTTCAAGATTTTACTGCGACCATGTTGTTTAAACATATCTAAAACATTAATATTGATAGTAGTTTCATAGTTGAAGGGGAGCCTtagcgcaatggtaaagttgttgccgtgTGGTCACAAGTTTCAAttatggaaacaacctcttgtaatATTGCAGGATAAGGTTGTGTATAATAGACCCTTTCTCAGGACCTGCATTTTGAGAAACTTCATGTACTCGCCCCTTTAGTGTGATATTTTTGAGAGTATGACAAATAATGTTTCAAGTTTACATCAAGTGGGTATTCTTATTCATTATCTTTTTCGCATTAATACCTGTTAAATTAACTAATTATGCTCAAGGTAAACCTTAATAGTGCATCATATTTCGAACAATAGTGTTAATTAATGAGAGTATaattagtttaaatttgaagaaaaattttaaacagTATAAATCTATATAGTCAATCTTAAATGACGTTCATAatgattaaatatttaaaaaacagTGAAGTTTATCGATCATCCATTGGATTGTGAAATATTTATCAATTTTCTAGTTCATTTTTCACAGACAGTGGTTGCAACAGCAATGCTGGTTAGAAGATTCGACTTCCAAATAGCCCCAGGAGCTCCTCCGGTATGCTAACTACTCATCCTACGCTAAGAATTCCCTATAGAACAATTGTTTTACCGTTGTATTATACAGGTAGCGATGACCACTGGCGCGACGATCCATACAACCGAAGGTTTGCAGATGACAGTCACACGGAGAACAATCCCACCGATCATCCCTAATTTGGAGACCAAAGAACTAACATTCGATGGTAATCAACGACTCAGATCAAACCTCCCGGAAGCAACATCAGTTATCAGCAGTGTACATGAAGAGGATCAACAAGGTGAAATCTCTACAGCCCCTGTTTCATAAGAATCTGATCGGGCTATTTTTGAAAGCTTGGCTCATCGTAATACTTCGATAGCTCTACTCTCAGATTTGCATTGTCCGAAGTTCTTTCGTGTTATATACAGTGTAAACCCAATGAAGCTCACAATCAAAGTGAAAAAAATGTTATGTATAGCCTTCATTGGAAAAACTTTAGTTTGAATTAAATATTGACACTAGCATGTTGAGCATGCCGGTCCTCTTCAATTACTAGGATTTGCCAAGCTAGTAAAGTTCCTTCTGTAGCACTAGTGACAAAGTTTTGGAATTCAAGTGTTGGTCTGAATAGCGTGGCTCAATGGTATATTGAAAAATTGCCTGGTGAGGTGACGATGAATATCAGTTTAACTATTCCCACGATACACCGATGTAAATGCATTCAAAGTTGTAGGATGTGAGCTTGGGAGTGAAATGTGAAGCCATAAACAGGTGCCTCTCAAACTTAACCAGAGTTATGAGCAGCCACGACTTCGGCCGCTTAGAGGAGGGCCAGCTTCAACCGTGCGGAGGTGGCCAACCGCCGTTTGGTTTAGAGAAGGTTGCTTCGGTCGTGCATAggaggatcaagaggaagaaaataTAATCCATCATCATTGATAAGATCTTGTTGGTTCGACTCAATTGTGAATTTGATTTCCAACGGCTACTTAAAAATTATGATGTTGTCAAGGAGGCTGAGTGTTGGAAGTCTCGAGTCTAACCTGAGAGTTAGAGCTTCCATTTGTACCATTCCCTAAGGCTGATAGGAATGGGCACATCGACTGATGCGTTATTATCAGACTACTGTTGTTCCAATTTGTGAGTTGTGATCATGGTTGGAAACATAGTATaatataaatgagaaattaaatctaGATCATTGGATTAAAATTCATAAATCTGGATCGTCGATTTGAGAAAGGATAAGTGCCCTTTGAATGATTCAATTTCAACCATTGATTGAATTCCAAATGAAGATATATTGTATCTCTTGGGAAGGGATGCACTCTAAACCATCCAATTCAAGTTAGATGTttgagatctaattgaaccaagaaATTCTTATACCTtttcatttagtataaataagCCCCTTCTTATTCTCATTTCACTCACTCAATTCATTCTAATTCAAAGCAAGTATTGCATTCTATGCTTGCATTTGGAGAGTTCGAGAATCTTCTTCGATTTGGAGGTCTTGCGATTTGTAGTGTTGTTATCACAAGATAAAGTCGTATCTTGGGAGATGATTGTCATGTTCCATGAGCAACGTGTGTAGGACAAATTTGTCTTAAAAAGATGAGTCCAACTCTAGCCTCGACCTCACCAAAGCGGTGTTATACCGTCATTCTGTCTGGGCTCAAATTGTACCACTACCAGATCACAACAATTTTAAGACGATTTTTCTATGCAATCTTCATGGATTCATCATCGACATCTCCTGTTCTACCGAGGCATGACAAAAAATCGAAGAAGTTTACTAGTATTGATTTCAAGAGATGGTAGCAAAAGATATTGTTTTACCTAACCATG
The genomic region above belongs to Zingiber officinale cultivar Zhangliang chromosome 11A, Zo_v1.1, whole genome shotgun sequence and contains:
- the LOC122032388 gene encoding protein LUTEIN DEFICIENT 5, chloroplastic-like isoform X2 — encoded protein: MSVNLSSPLLQAGHVSSQRCSLTSASPQKLHRSFVKHQPWRPFAPSVRCSASRSGGGDEDQAVKEEVERLLEEKQRPEVAACVDFGEYTVPQPGWVLALRNGLSKLGPPGEFLEGLLSRWATGGGETRRLEIPQVKQSINAITSQSFFIPLYHLFLTYGGIYRLTFGPKSFLIVSDPQIAKHILKDNAKAYSKGILAEILEFVMGTGLIPADGEIWRVRRRAIVPALHQKYVVAMIKLFGEASYKLCKKLDVAASDGEDVEMESLFSRLTLDVIGKAIFNYEFDSLTHDNGIVEAVYIVLREAEMRSTAPIPTWEIPIWKDISPRQKKVSQALKLINSTLDDLIAICKKMVEQEELQFHEEYMNEQDPSILHFLLASGDDVSSKQLRDDLMTLLIAGHETSAAVLTWTFYLLSKSPEVVAKLQDEADSVLGDRFPTNEDLKKLKYTTRVINESLRLYPQPPVLIRRSLEDDMLGEYPIKRGEDIFISVWNLHRSPKHWVDAEKFNPERWLLDGPNPNESNQNFSYLPFGGGPRKCVGDMFATFEFIFHRQWLQQQCWLEDSTSK
- the LOC122032388 gene encoding protein LUTEIN DEFICIENT 5, chloroplastic-like isoform X1, giving the protein MSVNLSSPLLQAGHVSSQRCSLTSASPQKLHRSFVKHQPWRPFAPSVRCSASRSGGGDEDQAVKEEVERLLEEKQRPEVAACVDFGEYTVPQPGWVLALRNGLSKLGPPGEFLEGLLSRWATGGGETRRLEIPQVKQSINAITSQSFFIPLYHLFLTYGGIYRLTFGPKSFLIVSDPQIAKHILKDNAKAYSKGILAEILEFVMGTGLIPADGEIWRVRRRAIVPALHQKYVVAMIKLFGEASYKLCKKLDVAASDGEDVEMESLFSRLTLDVIGKAIFNYEFDSLTHDNGIVEAVYIVLREAEMRSTAPIPTWEIPIWKDISPRQKKVSQALKLINSTLDDLIAICKKMVEQEELQFHEEYMNEQDPSILHFLLASGDDVSSKQLRDDLMTLLIAGHETSAAVLTWTFYLLSKSPEVVAKLQDEADSVLGDRFPTNEDLKKLKYTTRVINESLRLYPQPPVLIRRSLEDDMLGEYPIKRGEDIFISVWNLHRSPKHWVDAEKFNPERWLLDGPNPNESNQNFSYLPFGGGPRKCVGDMFATFETVVATAMLVRRFDFQIAPGAPPVAMTTGATIHTTEGLQMTVTRRTIPPIIPNLETKELTFDGNQRLRSNLPEATSVISSVHEEDQQGEISTAPVS